In Leifsonia sp. ZF2019, a genomic segment contains:
- a CDS encoding ROK family protein, giving the protein MPTRNAQHLVVDIGGSHVTAAAVRIDAAAGPHPDAALVSRVERGVDPHESSHTVLDAWAAACRDAAVRAGVDPGACDWGLAMPGPFDYERGIAHYAGVGKFDYLAGVDIRSGLAARLGAEARRIHFVHDAAAYGIGEWRFGAGAGTARRFVCITLGTGVGSAFVDDGRLVFDRPDVPPGGEAHRLTFAGRPLEDTVSTRALLARYGGGASFTVKDLATRARAGDHRAQLAFDTAMAALAHTIAPWLASFGATGVVLGGAISRSWDVLERGFRAGLAQAGADGDLRIVPSGLLADAPLFGAAHLLEQLAAGPCLTAPSLA; this is encoded by the coding sequence GTGCCCACGCGCAACGCGCAGCACCTGGTGGTCGACATCGGCGGAAGCCATGTGACGGCCGCCGCGGTGCGCATCGACGCGGCTGCGGGGCCGCATCCTGACGCCGCCCTCGTCTCCCGCGTCGAGCGCGGCGTGGATCCGCATGAGTCCAGCCACACCGTGCTCGATGCCTGGGCGGCGGCCTGTCGCGACGCGGCCGTCCGGGCAGGCGTCGACCCGGGCGCGTGCGACTGGGGGCTCGCCATGCCGGGTCCGTTCGACTACGAGCGCGGCATCGCCCACTACGCCGGGGTGGGCAAGTTCGACTACCTCGCCGGCGTCGACATCCGGTCGGGGCTCGCCGCGCGGCTCGGCGCCGAGGCGCGGCGCATCCACTTCGTCCACGACGCGGCGGCGTACGGCATCGGCGAGTGGCGGTTCGGAGCCGGCGCGGGAACGGCCCGTCGCTTCGTCTGCATCACCCTCGGCACCGGCGTCGGCTCCGCTTTCGTCGACGACGGGCGGCTCGTGTTCGATCGCCCGGACGTCCCGCCCGGCGGTGAAGCTCACCGCCTCACCTTCGCCGGACGCCCGCTCGAAGACACGGTGTCCACGCGCGCCCTCCTCGCGCGGTACGGCGGCGGCGCTTCCTTCACCGTCAAAGACCTGGCCACCCGCGCCCGTGCGGGCGACCACCGTGCGCAGCTCGCCTTCGACACGGCGATGGCGGCCCTCGCGCACACGATCGCCCCGTGGCTCGCCTCCTTCGGCGCGACGGGCGTGGTCCTCGGAGGTGCGATCTCCCGCTCGTGGGACGTGCTCGAGCGGGGGTTCCGCGCGGGTCTCGCGCAGGCGGGCGCCGATGGCGACCTCCGCATCGTCCCCTCCGGTCTCCTGGCCGACGCCCCCCTCTTCGGTGCCGCCCACCTCCTGGAGCAGCTGGCGGCCGGCCCCTGCCTCACCGCCCCGTCCCTCGCGTAG
- a CDS encoding helix-turn-helix domain-containing protein has product MPSPASDIPGTGSGSWSRERATVVRRAGRMPTGPAEGSVIRAESEVPAVPLEWEPHAHPQHELVWVRGGTMTTRVGDRVFTVSAGSGLWLPAGAEHSGRLTAGVEFFDAFFATEGTPLAFDEPTVIRMSPLLESLLAHLARADLDAGSRARAEAVVFDVIAPAEDPLALRVPGDPRIDAVVGALLADPGDGRGLEEWARQLGLSERTITRAFRQTTGLSFAQWRQALRVHHALALLAEGWDVQATSERLGYAQASTFIAAFRRVMGTTPGAHAGGS; this is encoded by the coding sequence ATGCCCTCACCAGCCTCCGACATCCCCGGCACCGGCTCCGGCTCCTGGTCCCGTGAGCGCGCGACAGTGGTGCGCCGCGCAGGACGAATGCCGACGGGCCCGGCGGAAGGGTCGGTCATCCGCGCGGAGTCCGAAGTCCCGGCGGTGCCGCTGGAGTGGGAGCCCCACGCGCATCCCCAGCACGAGTTGGTGTGGGTGCGCGGAGGGACCATGACGACGCGGGTCGGGGATCGGGTCTTCACGGTGTCGGCGGGGTCGGGGCTGTGGCTTCCGGCGGGCGCGGAGCACTCCGGGAGACTCACCGCGGGCGTCGAGTTCTTCGACGCGTTCTTCGCGACCGAGGGCACGCCGCTGGCGTTCGACGAGCCGACGGTGATCCGGATGTCCCCGTTGCTGGAGTCCCTTCTCGCCCACCTCGCTCGCGCCGATCTGGACGCCGGGTCGCGGGCACGGGCCGAGGCGGTCGTGTTCGACGTGATCGCGCCGGCGGAGGACCCGCTGGCTCTGCGGGTACCGGGCGACCCGCGGATCGATGCGGTCGTGGGGGCGTTGCTCGCCGACCCGGGCGACGGGCGCGGGCTCGAGGAGTGGGCCCGCCAACTGGGCCTGAGCGAGCGGACGATCACACGCGCCTTCCGGCAGACGACCGGGCTGTCGTTCGCGCAGTGGCGGCAAGCGCTGCGGGTGCACCACGCGCTCGCGCTCCTGGCCGAGGGGTGGGATGTGCAGGCGACGTCCGAGCGGCTCGGCTACGCACAGGCGAGCACGTTCATCGCGGCGTTCCGGCGGGTGATGGGCACGACCCCCGGCGCGCACGCGGGCGGGTCGTAA
- a CDS encoding ABC transporter substrate-binding protein translates to MIRTHRLATAAATVAVVALSLTACGTTAVSDESTAAPKATSRACTDDTTATTTGPVTLTDGVGRTVKLDAPAKRVAVLEWQQIEDALTLCVGPVAVADPAGYGTYVSAEKLPKGVVNAGERGEPDLDALYGADPDLIIVEAFTADDDLVKQLEKRDVPVLVTLGANAADPIGNMKGVFSMIAEATGRTERADVVLKQFDQHLAAAKAKVADVDLATKSFLFFDGWIESGNVAIRPYGKGALFTALGEQLGMTPAWTDEIDKAYGSGGVDPAYGLAQTDIEGLTAVGDANLFYSDDKTPDSYVTELGKSAIWTSLPAVKEGRAHAFPAGVWGAGGPLSNEQAIDAYVDALQG, encoded by the coding sequence ATGATCCGCACCCACCGCCTCGCGACCGCGGCGGCGACCGTCGCCGTCGTGGCGCTCAGCCTGACGGCCTGCGGCACCACTGCCGTGAGCGACGAGAGCACCGCCGCACCGAAGGCGACCTCTCGAGCCTGCACCGACGACACCACCGCCACCACGACAGGCCCGGTCACGCTGACCGACGGCGTCGGCCGCACGGTGAAGCTCGACGCCCCGGCGAAACGCGTCGCGGTGCTCGAGTGGCAGCAGATCGAAGACGCCCTCACCCTGTGCGTCGGACCGGTCGCGGTCGCCGACCCCGCCGGCTACGGCACCTATGTGAGCGCCGAGAAGCTGCCGAAGGGCGTCGTCAACGCGGGCGAGCGCGGCGAACCCGACCTCGACGCCCTCTACGGCGCCGACCCCGACCTCATCATCGTCGAGGCGTTCACGGCCGACGACGACCTGGTGAAGCAGCTCGAGAAGCGCGACGTGCCGGTGCTCGTCACCCTGGGCGCGAACGCCGCCGACCCGATCGGCAATATGAAGGGCGTGTTCTCGATGATCGCTGAGGCCACCGGGCGCACCGAGCGCGCCGATGTCGTCCTGAAGCAGTTCGACCAGCACCTCGCTGCGGCCAAGGCCAAGGTCGCGGATGTCGACCTGGCGACGAAGAGCTTCCTCTTCTTCGACGGCTGGATCGAGAGCGGCAACGTCGCCATCCGCCCCTACGGCAAGGGCGCTCTGTTCACCGCGCTCGGCGAGCAGCTCGGGATGACCCCCGCCTGGACGGACGAGATCGATAAGGCGTACGGCAGCGGCGGTGTCGACCCCGCCTACGGCCTCGCGCAGACCGACATCGAGGGCCTGACCGCGGTCGGCGACGCCAACCTGTTCTACTCCGACGACAAGACGCCGGACAGCTACGTGACGGAGCTCGGCAAGAGCGCGATCTGGACCTCGCTCCCCGCCGTCAAGGAGGGGCGCGCCCACGCGTTCCCGGCCGGCGTCTGGGGCGCGGGCGGTCCGCTCTCGAACGAGCAGGCGATCGACGCGTACGTCGACGCCCTTCAGGGCTGA
- a CDS encoding iron ABC transporter permease, which produces MSSSRIAAAGRPPVADPGPPAGAVRGAAVLVALLVAVVLVGMWHVTQGTSGVGMGDLLRYAAGARETVGGVPVGDVLTGSRLPRLLAGVAVGIALGVAGALLQSVTRNVLASPDTLAVSAGSYFALSAVAAFGLSVPVWASGGVAFVGGLAAAALVLGVAGRGAGTGTTRLILAGSAIAMALDAGTAMLLILFKERTTGLFAWGSGSLAQLNLDASARAVPIIVAVVLLALLLSRRLDLLRLGDDTAASLGVPIRSTRLLAVVSAVLLTAVGVTVAGPIAFVGLGAPVLIRLIANRVPSLNRHLLLIPASGLMGALLILLADAVLRAILGAEAAASIPTGIPTAVLGAIIIVILALRLRDSGSVRQPPGAHIAVRSRRRFATVLAVATGLLVAAAVVGLLAGSLWLRTGDVALWLQGTAPDLIARALDERLPRVLAAALAGAALALAGCVVQSTVRNALAEPGILGITAGAGLGAVIVVTSGMAGGRPLLIVMAVAMGLATFGLIALLAWRGGLLPDRFVLVGIGCGYGLTAITAFLLLRSDPWETPRILTWLSGTTYGRTLPDVAPVAVVLLIAIPVLLGMRRRLDLLAVDEDTPRILGVRLERTRVTVLAVAAVLAAVSVVAVGVVGFVGLIAPHLARGLVGARHGRTIPVAVLLGALLVVVADTLGRTLISPSQLPAGLMIALVGTPYFVWLLRRSRG; this is translated from the coding sequence ATGAGCTCGTCCCGGATCGCGGCGGCCGGGCGGCCCCCTGTCGCCGATCCGGGGCCCCCCGCCGGGGCAGTGCGCGGGGCGGCCGTGCTCGTCGCCCTGCTCGTCGCCGTCGTCCTGGTCGGGATGTGGCACGTGACCCAGGGGACGTCCGGCGTCGGGATGGGGGACCTTCTCCGCTACGCCGCCGGTGCCCGCGAGACGGTGGGCGGCGTCCCGGTCGGCGACGTGCTGACGGGTTCGCGCCTCCCGCGGCTGCTGGCCGGCGTCGCCGTCGGGATCGCGCTCGGCGTGGCTGGCGCCCTGCTGCAGTCCGTCACGCGCAATGTCCTCGCCTCTCCCGACACCCTCGCGGTCAGCGCGGGCTCGTACTTCGCACTCTCGGCGGTCGCCGCCTTCGGCCTGTCCGTGCCGGTGTGGGCGTCCGGAGGCGTCGCCTTCGTCGGCGGGCTGGCGGCGGCCGCGCTCGTCCTCGGCGTCGCGGGCCGCGGCGCCGGGACGGGGACGACCCGGCTCATCCTCGCCGGTTCCGCCATCGCGATGGCCCTCGACGCCGGCACGGCGATGCTCCTCATCCTGTTCAAGGAGCGCACGACCGGCCTCTTCGCCTGGGGCAGCGGCTCCCTCGCCCAGCTCAACCTCGACGCCTCGGCACGCGCCGTCCCGATCATCGTCGCCGTCGTGCTGCTCGCCCTCCTGCTGTCGCGACGTCTCGACTTGCTCCGGCTGGGCGACGACACCGCCGCCTCGCTCGGCGTGCCCATCCGGTCCACACGGCTGCTCGCCGTCGTGAGCGCCGTGCTCCTCACGGCCGTCGGCGTCACGGTCGCCGGTCCGATCGCGTTCGTCGGCCTCGGCGCACCTGTCCTGATCCGGCTGATCGCGAACCGCGTCCCCTCGCTCAACCGGCACCTGCTGCTCATCCCCGCCTCCGGGTTGATGGGCGCCCTCCTGATCCTGCTCGCCGACGCCGTGCTGCGCGCGATCCTCGGCGCGGAGGCTGCCGCGTCCATCCCCACGGGCATCCCGACCGCGGTGCTGGGCGCGATCATCATCGTGATCCTCGCCCTGCGGCTGCGCGACTCCGGCTCGGTACGGCAGCCGCCGGGCGCGCACATCGCGGTCCGCTCGCGTCGGCGGTTCGCGACGGTGCTGGCCGTCGCCACCGGGCTGCTCGTGGCGGCGGCCGTCGTCGGACTCCTCGCCGGGAGCCTCTGGCTGCGCACCGGCGACGTCGCGCTCTGGCTGCAGGGCACTGCGCCCGATCTGATCGCCCGCGCCCTCGACGAGCGCCTGCCGCGCGTGCTCGCCGCCGCCCTGGCCGGCGCCGCTCTCGCCCTCGCCGGCTGCGTGGTGCAGAGCACGGTGCGCAACGCGCTCGCCGAACCCGGCATCCTGGGCATCACCGCCGGCGCGGGCCTCGGCGCGGTCATCGTCGTGACCTCCGGCATGGCCGGCGGACGTCCTCTGCTCATCGTCATGGCGGTCGCGATGGGGCTCGCCACCTTCGGCCTCATCGCCCTCCTCGCCTGGCGCGGTGGCCTCCTCCCCGACCGCTTCGTGCTCGTCGGCATCGGCTGCGGCTACGGCCTCACCGCCATCACCGCCTTCCTGCTGCTGCGGTCGGACCCGTGGGAGACGCCGCGCATCCTCACCTGGCTCTCCGGCACGACCTACGGCCGCACTCTGCCCGACGTCGCCCCGGTCGCCGTCGTGCTGCTGATCGCCATCCCCGTGCTGCTCGGGATGCGCCGCCGCCTCGATCTGCTCGCCGTCGACGAGGACACCCCGCGCATCCTCGGCGTGCGCCTCGAACGCACCCGCGTCACCGTGCTCGCTGTCGCCGCCGTGCTCGCCGCCGTCAGCGTCGTCGCCGTCGGCGTCGTCGGCTTCGTCGGCCTGATCGCCCCCCACCTCGCCCGCGGCCTGGTCGGCGCCCGCCACGGCCGCACCATCCCCGTCGCCGTGCTGCTCGGCGCACTGCTCGTCGTCGTCGCCGACACCCTCGGCCGCACACTGATCTCGCCGTCACAGCTGCCCGCCGGGCTGATGATCGCGCTCGTGGGGACCCCATACTTCGTCTGGCTGCTGCGACGGTCGCGCGGATAG
- a CDS encoding MFS transporter, with translation MTEMSPAAAAAYTGTTGIKAPGTTPSRTPRGYTPGLAVVNFGVLLALLTPVLVSMAFKVEHLSASTEEATAQLGLILGVGALFALIANPLAGRLSDRTTSRFGMRRPWILGGAVVGVGAFVLVGSATSIWVVLIGWCLAQASLNAVLAAANATLPDQVPAASRGRVSGIVGITTPLAILAGSFIINFISDDLLRFLVPALLALLVAVFFVAVLKDRRLTEKPRQRFTIGQFFGSFVFNPVKHPDFGWTWLTKFFVMFGYAGIATFLPFYLTQKFQLDEQAAISTILLANLASTVAMVISSPIGGYLSDKLGKRRPFVAIAGLIMVVGLVILAFAPSVAVVVVAQAVIGLGAGSFFSVDLALATQVLPNADDTAKDLGVLNIANALPQSIAPAIAPSIIALGSATAIGGYSVWYLFGAVVALLGAVLVYRIKGVK, from the coding sequence ATGACAGAGATGTCACCCGCGGCGGCTGCCGCGTACACGGGTACGACAGGGATCAAGGCACCCGGAACGACCCCCTCCCGCACCCCTCGGGGCTACACCCCGGGCCTCGCCGTGGTGAACTTCGGCGTCCTGCTCGCGCTGCTCACCCCCGTGCTCGTCTCGATGGCGTTCAAGGTCGAGCACCTGAGCGCGTCCACGGAGGAGGCCACCGCACAGCTCGGCCTCATCCTGGGGGTCGGCGCGTTGTTCGCGCTCATCGCGAACCCGCTCGCCGGTCGTCTCTCCGACCGCACGACCTCGCGGTTCGGGATGCGTCGCCCGTGGATCCTCGGCGGTGCCGTCGTGGGGGTCGGCGCCTTCGTCCTGGTCGGTTCCGCCACCTCCATCTGGGTCGTCCTGATCGGCTGGTGCCTGGCGCAGGCGTCGCTGAACGCCGTGCTCGCCGCGGCCAACGCGACGCTGCCGGACCAGGTGCCCGCGGCCAGCCGCGGCAGGGTCTCGGGGATCGTCGGCATCACCACTCCGCTCGCCATCCTCGCCGGCAGCTTCATCATCAACTTCATCTCCGACGATCTGCTGCGGTTCCTCGTCCCCGCCCTGCTCGCGCTCCTCGTGGCGGTGTTCTTCGTCGCGGTGCTGAAGGACCGGCGGCTGACGGAGAAGCCGCGACAGCGTTTCACCATCGGGCAGTTCTTCGGGTCGTTCGTCTTCAACCCGGTCAAGCACCCCGACTTCGGCTGGACCTGGCTGACCAAGTTCTTCGTGATGTTCGGCTACGCCGGCATCGCCACCTTCCTGCCCTTCTACCTCACGCAGAAGTTCCAGCTCGACGAGCAGGCGGCGATCTCCACCATCCTCCTCGCCAACCTGGCTTCGACCGTCGCGATGGTCATCTCCAGCCCGATCGGCGGCTACCTCTCCGACAAGCTCGGCAAGCGCCGGCCGTTCGTCGCCATCGCCGGGCTGATCATGGTCGTCGGCCTGGTGATCCTGGCCTTCGCGCCCAGTGTCGCCGTCGTGGTCGTGGCGCAGGCGGTCATCGGCCTCGGGGCGGGCTCCTTCTTCTCCGTCGACCTCGCGCTCGCCACCCAGGTGCTGCCCAACGCAGACGACACGGCGAAGGATCTCGGGGTGCTCAACATCGCCAACGCGCTCCCGCAGTCGATCGCCCCGGCCATCGCGCCGTCCATCATCGCGCTGGGATCGGCGACCGCCATCGGCGGGTACTCGGTGTGGTACCTCTTCGGCGCCGTCGTCGCCCTGCTCGGCGCCGTGCTCGTCTACCGGATCAAAGGAGTGAAATGA
- a CDS encoding glycoside hydrolase family 3 protein has product MTATDTVTARPWLDPELPVAERVELLLSEMTLDEKAGLFFHTMIGMGELTEPNPVFSTPSAVDFVERRRMSHFNLIGGASTAREIAEWHNALQRLAASTRLGIPVTLSTDPRHSFTDNPGTAMLAGPFSQWPEPLGLAAIRDEGVVERFADIARQEYTAVGLRVALHPQVDLATEPRWSRQVATFGEDAELTSRLGAAYVRGFQGASFGPGSVSTMTKHFPGGGPQKDGEDPHFAHGREQVYPGGAFELHLAPFEALIEAGTRQMMPYYGMPVGTDYEEVGFGFNKSVITGLLRERFGFDGLVCTDWGLLTDAEIFGQPFPARAWGVEHLSPRERMKKVLDAGADQFGGEACPELLIELVESGDVPERRLDESARRILREKFELGLFEDALVDLEAADAIVGSDAFVAAGEWAQRASITLLTNGAAGAPLLPLRGAPRLYVEGIDPERAAAYGEVVATPEEADAIVVRLQAPYEERPTVFEGLFHSGSLEFPAEVVDRIRDLAAHAPVIVDVFADRPAILEPLVGTAAAVTVNWGASADALLDVVTGRFAPQGSLPFDLPRSMAAVESARPDVPFDTADPLFRFGHGLRY; this is encoded by the coding sequence ATGACCGCCACCGACACCGTCACCGCCCGCCCCTGGCTCGACCCCGAGCTGCCGGTCGCGGAGCGCGTCGAGCTGCTGCTGAGCGAGATGACCCTCGATGAGAAGGCCGGATTGTTCTTCCACACGATGATCGGGATGGGCGAGCTCACCGAGCCGAACCCGGTGTTCTCGACCCCGTCGGCGGTCGACTTCGTGGAACGCCGCCGGATGTCGCACTTCAACCTCATCGGGGGCGCTTCCACCGCCCGCGAGATCGCGGAGTGGCACAACGCACTCCAGCGGCTCGCCGCCTCCACCCGTCTCGGCATCCCGGTGACCCTCTCGACCGACCCCCGGCACTCCTTCACCGACAACCCCGGCACCGCGATGCTCGCCGGGCCGTTCTCGCAGTGGCCAGAGCCCCTCGGTCTCGCGGCCATCCGCGACGAGGGCGTCGTCGAGCGGTTCGCCGACATCGCACGGCAGGAGTACACGGCCGTGGGGCTGCGTGTGGCGCTGCATCCGCAGGTCGACCTCGCGACGGAGCCGCGCTGGTCGCGGCAGGTCGCGACCTTCGGTGAGGACGCGGAGCTGACCTCGCGGCTCGGTGCCGCCTATGTCCGCGGCTTCCAGGGTGCCTCGTTCGGGCCTGGATCCGTCTCCACCATGACCAAGCACTTCCCCGGCGGCGGCCCGCAGAAGGACGGCGAAGACCCGCACTTCGCCCACGGCCGCGAGCAGGTCTACCCCGGCGGCGCCTTCGAGCTGCACCTCGCGCCGTTCGAGGCGCTCATCGAGGCGGGCACCCGCCAGATGATGCCCTACTACGGCATGCCGGTCGGCACCGACTACGAGGAGGTCGGCTTCGGCTTCAACAAGTCCGTCATCACCGGCCTGCTGCGCGAGCGCTTCGGGTTCGACGGTCTCGTGTGCACCGACTGGGGCCTCCTGACCGATGCCGAGATCTTCGGCCAGCCGTTCCCGGCCCGTGCGTGGGGCGTGGAGCACCTGAGCCCGCGCGAGCGGATGAAGAAGGTCCTGGACGCCGGGGCCGACCAGTTCGGCGGCGAGGCCTGCCCCGAGCTGCTCATCGAGCTGGTGGAGAGCGGCGACGTGCCCGAGCGCCGCCTCGACGAGTCGGCGCGGCGCATCCTCCGCGAGAAGTTCGAGCTCGGCCTCTTCGAGGATGCGCTCGTCGACCTCGAGGCCGCCGATGCGATCGTGGGCAGCGACGCGTTCGTCGCGGCAGGGGAATGGGCGCAGCGTGCCTCCATCACCCTGCTCACCAACGGCGCCGCCGGCGCGCCCCTGCTTCCTCTCCGGGGCGCCCCGCGGCTGTACGTCGAGGGCATCGACCCCGAGCGCGCCGCCGCCTATGGTGAGGTCGTCGCGACCCCGGAGGAGGCTGATGCCATCGTCGTCCGCCTCCAGGCCCCGTACGAGGAGCGCCCCACGGTCTTCGAGGGCCTCTTCCACTCGGGCTCCCTCGAGTTCCCCGCGGAGGTCGTCGACCGCATCCGCGACCTCGCCGCCCACGCGCCCGTGATCGTCGACGTCTTCGCCGACCGTCCCGCGATCCTCGAACCCCTCGTCGGGACCGCCGCGGCCGTCACGGTCAACTGGGGCGCGAGTGCCGACGCCCTCCTCGACGTGGTCACCGGCCGATTCGCCCCGCAGGGCAGCCTGCCGTTCGACCTCCCCCGCTCGATGGCCGCGGTCGAGTCCGCCCGCCCCGACGTCCCGTTCGACACCGCCGACCCGCTGTTCCGGTTCGGGCACGGGCTGCGCTACTGA
- a CDS encoding LacI family DNA-binding transcriptional regulator, producing MATDPSGAQPASVPARPHTPPTLAQVAERAGVSLKTASRAVNGEPRVAEATRERVLDAAHQLGFQLNRAASLLARGLTSNLVGLITGDLANPFYSAVAKGVEQELRSHGMQLTVASSDEEPSRERGLIGEFVDRQVRALILVSTSSDHSDLAGVQSRGIPVVFVDRPGVGIDADSVLLDNRRGAADAVGHLVAAGHTAVGFVGDLSRLETHRERLAGFQDAMRAASLDPDRWVRHDAHDVGAALAEVRGLLTGADRPTALFTSNNRITIGAVRAMIELDAWPALVGFDDFELADVLGVTVIAHDPVEMGRTAARLALGAMERRHVGPSRVVLPTRLVQRGSGERPPGT from the coding sequence ATGGCCACGGACCCTTCCGGCGCGCAGCCGGCATCCGTCCCGGCCCGGCCGCACACCCCTCCGACGCTGGCCCAGGTGGCGGAGCGTGCCGGCGTCAGCCTCAAGACAGCCTCCCGCGCCGTCAACGGAGAGCCCCGGGTGGCCGAGGCCACCCGGGAGCGTGTGCTCGACGCGGCCCACCAGCTCGGGTTCCAGCTCAACCGGGCGGCCAGCCTCCTGGCGCGCGGCCTGACCTCCAACCTCGTCGGGCTCATCACCGGCGATCTCGCCAACCCGTTCTACTCGGCCGTCGCGAAGGGCGTCGAGCAGGAGCTGCGCTCGCACGGGATGCAGCTGACCGTCGCGAGCTCCGACGAGGAGCCCAGCCGCGAGCGCGGGCTGATCGGAGAGTTCGTCGACCGCCAGGTGCGCGCGCTGATCCTCGTCTCGACCAGCTCCGACCACAGCGATCTCGCGGGCGTGCAGTCGCGCGGCATCCCGGTCGTCTTCGTCGACCGCCCGGGCGTCGGCATCGATGCGGACTCCGTGCTGCTCGACAACCGCCGCGGCGCCGCCGACGCCGTCGGGCACCTCGTGGCCGCCGGCCACACCGCCGTCGGCTTCGTCGGCGACCTCTCCCGCCTCGAGACCCACCGCGAGCGCCTCGCCGGCTTCCAGGACGCCATGCGCGCCGCCTCGCTCGACCCCGACCGCTGGGTGCGGCACGACGCGCACGATGTCGGCGCCGCCCTCGCCGAGGTGCGCGGCCTCCTCACCGGGGCCGACCGTCCCACCGCCCTCTTCACCAGCAACAACCGCATCACCATCGGCGCCGTGCGGGCGATGATCGAGCTCGACGCCTGGCCCGCCCTCGTCGGCTTCGACGACTTCGAGCTCGCCGACGTGCTCGGCGTCACCGTCATCGCTCACGACCCCGTCGAGATGGGCCGCACCGCCGCCCGTCTCGCCCTCGGCGCGATGGAGCGCCGCCACGTGGGCCCCTCCCGCGTCGTGCTCCCGACCCGCCTGGTACAGCGTGGGTCGGGAGAGCGGCCGCCGGGCACCTAG
- a CDS encoding ABC transporter ATP-binding protein, with translation MPPAPLPRAVTTLSGEQLVLRFGTTTVVDGVSITLEPGRVTALVGPNGSGKSTLLRSLARLHRVDGGEVTLHGVTQGADGAQQHTSGPRRVSLLSAREFAREVTLFSQSRPAPQGLTVQEVVAFGRHPYRRGFAGLSAEDRRAIAQAMSVTGVHHMAGRAAGELSGGEVQRVWLAACLAQETGVVLLDEPTNHLDLRYQIETLDLVRDLADDHGVAVGIVLHDLDHAARIADHLLLMREGRIHAAGDPHDVLTAENIGRVYDLRVEVEVDPRSGRLRIDPVGRYPARTARAPSSPPARSSSAPPSSPSPAASPASPFREDPS, from the coding sequence ATGCCTCCAGCACCCCTCCCCCGCGCCGTCACGACGCTCAGCGGGGAGCAGCTCGTGCTGCGGTTCGGCACGACGACCGTGGTGGACGGCGTCTCGATCACGCTGGAGCCGGGGCGCGTGACGGCGCTGGTCGGGCCCAACGGCAGCGGCAAGTCCACGCTGCTGCGCTCGCTCGCCCGCCTGCACCGCGTCGATGGCGGCGAGGTGACGCTGCACGGAGTCACCCAAGGCGCCGACGGTGCGCAACAGCACACTTCCGGACCACGCCGCGTCTCCCTCCTCAGTGCCCGCGAGTTCGCCCGCGAAGTGACGCTCTTCTCGCAGTCACGCCCAGCGCCGCAGGGGCTGACCGTGCAGGAGGTCGTCGCGTTCGGGCGGCACCCCTACCGTCGCGGGTTCGCGGGGCTCTCCGCCGAGGACCGCCGTGCGATCGCCCAGGCCATGAGCGTGACCGGCGTGCACCACATGGCCGGCCGCGCAGCGGGCGAGCTCTCCGGCGGCGAGGTGCAGCGGGTGTGGCTCGCCGCGTGCCTGGCACAGGAGACCGGGGTGGTGCTGCTGGACGAGCCGACCAACCACCTCGACCTGCGCTACCAGATCGAGACGCTCGATCTGGTGCGCGATCTCGCGGACGACCACGGGGTCGCCGTCGGCATCGTGCTGCACGACCTCGACCATGCTGCACGCATCGCCGACCACCTCCTGCTCATGCGCGAGGGGCGCATCCACGCGGCGGGCGATCCGCACGATGTCCTCACCGCCGAGAACATCGGCCGGGTCTACGACCTTCGGGTGGAGGTGGAGGTGGACCCCCGCTCGGGACGCCTCCGAATCGATCCCGTCGGCCGGTATCCGGCGAGGACCGCACGAGCGCCGTCCTCGCCGCCGGCCCGGTCGTCATCGGCTCCGCCCTCGTCGCCTTCCCCTGCAGCCTCCCCCGCATCCCCCTTCAGAGAGGACCCCTCATGA